In Chryseobacterium lactis, a single genomic region encodes these proteins:
- a CDS encoding HD domain-containing protein, giving the protein MQNKLKIINDPVHGFIKIPHEILFDIIEHPYFQRLRRIGQTGLLNLIFPGATHTRFHHALGAMHLMFTALETLKQKGVKISEEEEKGAMLAILMHDIGHGPFSHALESMLMDDWHHENLSLLLMNKLNEEFDGQLSMAIEMFQGKYHRKFFNQLISSQLDVDRLDYLKRDSFFTGVSEGNINTQRIISMMNVCEEGELVIDAKGIYSIENFLTARMFMYWQVYYHKTSALAEFLLVKILKRAKYLISQGEELPATDNLRYFLYRGKSAATDEDIQRFTQLDDNDIIQAMKEWQNSEDFVLSYWCKCVIQRNLPKTIISSHAFTPEIVEEKIKNTNQFFGINNGEELVHEIKRKLLPYDTEKQPIYLLQKNGKKMKLHESEDQLLSGLMVNKTTRYILMFPRDISQFNS; this is encoded by the coding sequence ATGCAGAATAAGCTAAAAATCATCAACGATCCTGTTCACGGGTTTATCAAGATTCCACACGAAATTTTATTTGATATTATAGAACATCCTTACTTTCAAAGATTGAGAAGAATCGGGCAGACCGGTCTTCTGAATCTGATTTTCCCGGGTGCCACTCATACAAGATTTCATCATGCGCTGGGAGCAATGCATCTGATGTTTACAGCACTGGAAACATTGAAGCAGAAAGGAGTTAAAATATCAGAAGAGGAGGAAAAAGGAGCGATGTTGGCAATTTTGATGCATGATATTGGTCATGGTCCGTTTTCACATGCATTGGAAAGTATGCTGATGGATGACTGGCATCATGAAAATCTTTCGCTTTTGTTGATGAATAAATTGAATGAAGAATTTGATGGACAACTTTCCATGGCCATTGAAATGTTTCAGGGAAAATATCACAGAAAGTTTTTTAATCAGCTTATTTCCTCTCAATTAGATGTTGATCGTTTGGATTATCTGAAACGGGACAGCTTTTTTACGGGGGTATCAGAAGGAAATATCAATACTCAAAGGATTATTTCCATGATGAATGTTTGTGAAGAAGGAGAATTGGTTATTGATGCAAAAGGAATTTATTCCATTGAAAATTTTCTGACGGCAAGAATGTTTATGTATTGGCAAGTTTATTACCATAAAACATCTGCCCTGGCCGAATTTCTTTTGGTTAAAATTCTTAAAAGAGCAAAATATCTGATCTCTCAGGGAGAAGAATTACCGGCGACGGATAATCTCAGATATTTTTTATACCGCGGTAAAAGTGCAGCTACAGACGAAGATATACAAAGATTTACGCAACTTGATGATAATGATATAATTCAGGCCATGAAAGAATGGCAAAATTCTGAAGATTTTGTTTTATCCTATTGGTGTAAATGTGTGATCCAGAGAAACCTGCCTAAAACAATCATTTCATCGCACGCTTTTACACCGGAAATAGTTGAAGAAAAAATAAAAAATACCAATCAATTTTTTGGAATCAATAACGGAGAAGAGCTGGTTCATGAAATCAAAAGAAAACTTTTGCCTTATGATACAGAAAAGCAACCGATCTATTTATTGCAGAAAAATGGCAAGAAAATGAAGCTTCATGAGTCGGAAGACCAGCTTTTATCAGGGTTGATGGTTAATAAAACAACACGCTATATCCTTATGTTTCCGAGAGATATTTCTCAGTTCAATTCTTAA
- a CDS encoding S41 family peptidase — protein MRKYSLFILLFFSLHLSGQVLSETQKLESLCRVWGFLKYYHPAVAKGNQDWNQQLFQKIEELKAITDKKELNVLYSNWIESLGKVENCKECSKKDDKVYFLKNFDLNWIDNTDLYTRNVAQKLHYIENNRNVGNNHYFGKGGRKIYFRNENSYGSKFTSTAISLLELFRYWNYVEYFFPYKYETDQNWNDVLQEMIPKFLVVNNDESYHLTLAELVTKTDDSHAYLYSKQISLNQYGDRKVPVEYLYAEGKLVVTKIYSNRFNEKIPLNIGDVIYDVNGQTISQMVNNFSKYVPASNSWGKIEKVKNFFLSGKQDSIPLKLERNGQNLVINAKTYFAKDILNDKKKLPEKWKFIDHEVGYVNMGIIKKEDLDEMYRNLKSTKSIIFDLRNYPNQTIGPLSHLFLPETTIYYMFTFPDTDYPGKFYSRKNIVGKKNPEYYKGNVIVLVNESTQSQAETTAMMFKQHPKAKVIGSNTSGANGDVITFKIADLDTRFTGLGAYYPDGKETQRIGIIPDIIIKPTIEGIKEGKDEVLERALLYIKTNN, from the coding sequence ATGAGAAAGTATTCTCTTTTCATTTTACTATTTTTTAGCTTACATCTTTCCGGGCAGGTTTTATCTGAAACTCAGAAACTGGAATCTCTATGCAGAGTTTGGGGGTTTTTAAAATACTATCATCCTGCTGTAGCGAAAGGAAACCAGGATTGGAATCAGCAGCTTTTTCAAAAAATAGAAGAGCTTAAGGCTATTACTGATAAAAAAGAATTAAATGTTTTATATTCCAACTGGATTGAAAGCCTGGGAAAGGTTGAGAACTGCAAAGAATGTTCAAAAAAGGATGACAAAGTCTATTTCCTTAAAAATTTTGATCTGAACTGGATTGACAATACTGATCTCTACACCAGAAACGTTGCCCAAAAGCTGCACTATATTGAAAACAACCGAAATGTCGGAAACAATCATTACTTTGGGAAAGGGGGAAGGAAAATATACTTTAGAAATGAGAATTCATACGGTTCGAAATTCACATCCACCGCAATCAGTTTACTGGAATTATTCAGATATTGGAATTATGTAGAATATTTTTTCCCTTACAAATATGAAACCGATCAGAACTGGAATGATGTTTTGCAAGAAATGATTCCTAAGTTTTTAGTTGTTAATAATGATGAAAGCTATCATTTAACATTAGCAGAGCTTGTTACTAAAACTGATGATTCACACGCTTATCTTTATTCAAAGCAAATCAGTCTTAACCAGTATGGGGACAGAAAAGTTCCTGTGGAATATCTTTATGCCGAAGGAAAATTAGTAGTGACAAAAATTTATTCCAACCGGTTTAATGAAAAAATTCCATTGAATATAGGAGATGTGATTTATGATGTAAATGGCCAAACCATTTCACAGATGGTCAACAATTTCAGCAAATATGTTCCTGCTTCCAATTCCTGGGGAAAAATAGAAAAGGTAAAAAATTTCTTTTTATCCGGTAAGCAGGATTCAATTCCTCTCAAACTTGAAAGAAACGGACAAAATCTGGTTATTAATGCTAAGACCTATTTTGCTAAAGATATTCTCAACGATAAAAAGAAGCTGCCGGAAAAGTGGAAATTCATAGACCATGAAGTGGGCTATGTCAATATGGGAATTATAAAGAAGGAAGATTTGGATGAAATGTACAGAAATCTAAAATCTACGAAATCCATTATTTTTGATCTTAGAAATTATCCTAATCAAACCATCGGGCCATTAAGCCATCTTTTTCTTCCGGAAACAACCATATACTATATGTTCACTTTTCCGGACACAGATTATCCCGGCAAATTTTACAGCAGAAAAAATATTGTTGGCAAAAAGAATCCCGAATACTATAAAGGCAATGTCATCGTTCTAGTAAACGAAAGCACGCAAAGTCAGGCAGAGACTACTGCGATGATGTTTAAACAACACCCGAAAGCTAAGGTAATCGGAAGTAATACATCAGGAGCCAATGGAGATGTCATTACTTTTAAAATTGCAGACCTTGATACCCGTTTTACCGGTCTCGGTGCCTACTACCCCGACGGAAAAGAAACCCAGCGGATCGGAATTATTCCGGATATTATAATTAAGCCAACTATAGAAGGGATTAAAGAAGGAAAAGATGAAGTATTGGAAAGAGCCCTGCTGTATATAAAAACCAATAATTAA
- the porX gene encoding T9SS response regulator signal transducer PorX — MSEKILWIDDEIDLLKPHIVFLEKKGYQVTPVNNVNEALELMDSEKFALTLIDENMPGISGLEAIPMIKEKDNSLKIVMVTKSEEEHIMEEAIGSQIADYILKPVNPNQILLSLKKNLQEDNLVEQKTILQYQQEFRNLSMELSYLRTYQEWAEYYKKILSWEIKFDKVADNEFADLLQSQKEEANIQFAKFIEKNYADWLIDSDKPLMSHTLFKEKVKPEMEKDKVLLLMVDNLRYDQWKVIEPLFTKYYNKVSEDYYYSILPTATQYARNSFFAGLMPSEIEKRFPDKWFNDNEEGNKNEFERDFLEDQMKRIGLGSKSMKYLKVLNADFERKIYDDFNQHKNNDLLVIVYNFIDILSHAKTDNHIVDQLIRDDKTFRSLTFNWFENSSLIKIIKTAAENGYKLVITTDHGTVYVKKPSKVVGDRETSTNIRYKTGKSLTYDDSDVWAITNPEKLFLPKGNLSSKYIFAKNNIFLAYPKNYNHFVNYYKETYQHGGISLEECIIPISVLEPK, encoded by the coding sequence ATGTCAGAAAAGATATTATGGATCGATGATGAAATAGATTTACTTAAACCTCATATCGTATTTTTAGAAAAAAAGGGCTACCAGGTAACCCCTGTAAATAATGTGAATGAGGCTTTGGAACTTATGGATTCAGAGAAATTTGCATTAACATTAATTGATGAAAATATGCCTGGAATTTCCGGGCTTGAAGCTATTCCGATGATTAAGGAAAAAGATAATTCCTTAAAAATAGTAATGGTAACGAAAAGTGAAGAAGAACATATCATGGAAGAGGCCATTGGTTCTCAGATAGCCGATTATATTCTGAAACCTGTAAACCCCAATCAAATATTGCTTTCTTTAAAGAAAAACCTTCAGGAAGACAATCTTGTTGAGCAAAAAACAATTTTACAGTATCAGCAGGAATTCAGAAACCTTTCCATGGAACTTTCTTATCTGAGAACGTATCAGGAATGGGCAGAATATTACAAAAAAATCCTGAGCTGGGAAATCAAATTTGACAAAGTAGCAGATAATGAATTTGCAGATCTTTTACAGTCTCAAAAGGAAGAAGCTAATATTCAGTTTGCGAAGTTTATTGAAAAAAATTATGCAGACTGGCTTATTGACTCTGATAAACCTCTGATGAGCCATACCCTTTTTAAGGAAAAGGTAAAACCTGAGATGGAAAAGGATAAAGTTCTTTTGCTGATGGTTGACAATCTTCGTTACGATCAATGGAAAGTGATTGAACCTTTATTTACAAAATACTACAATAAAGTATCGGAAGATTATTACTACAGTATCCTTCCTACGGCGACACAATATGCAAGAAATTCATTCTTTGCAGGTTTAATGCCTTCTGAGATTGAGAAACGTTTTCCGGATAAATGGTTTAATGATAATGAAGAAGGGAATAAGAATGAATTCGAGCGTGATTTCCTGGAAGACCAGATGAAAAGAATTGGTCTTGGTTCTAAATCGATGAAATACCTTAAAGTATTGAACGCCGATTTTGAAAGAAAGATTTATGATGATTTCAATCAACATAAGAACAATGATTTATTAGTCATTGTTTATAACTTCATTGATATTTTATCTCACGCTAAGACCGACAATCACATTGTAGATCAGCTTATCCGTGACGACAAGACATTCAGATCACTGACATTCAATTGGTTTGAAAACTCTTCACTTATAAAAATTATTAAAACGGCAGCTGAAAACGGCTATAAGCTTGTCATCACAACCGATCACGGAACGGTATATGTAAAAAAACCAAGCAAAGTAGTCGGAGACAGAGAGACTTCAACTAACATCCGATACAAAACCGGTAAAAGTTTAACGTATGATGACAGTGATGTATGGGCCATTACCAACCCGGAAAAGCTGTTCCTTCCAAAAGGAAATTTAAGCTCGAAATATATTTTTGCCAAAAACAATATTTTCCTGGCTTATCCAAAGAATTATAATCACTTTGTAAATTACTATAAAGAAACCTACCAGCACGGAGGTATTTCACTGGAAGAATGTATTATTCCGATCAGTGTTTTAGAACCCAAGTAG
- a CDS encoding YciI family protein, translating to MFIISLTYKVALENVEQHLPEHNVFLQKYYDSGKFIASGRKEPRSGGIIIANAQSKNEIEQIISEDPFYTHQIADYEITEFIPSKYNDNFKFFINNS from the coding sequence ATGTTTATTATTTCGCTTACGTACAAAGTTGCTCTTGAAAATGTGGAACAGCACCTACCGGAACACAATGTATTTCTTCAAAAATATTATGACTCGGGAAAGTTTATTGCTTCGGGAAGAAAAGAACCGAGAAGCGGAGGTATTATCATAGCCAACGCTCAATCTAAAAATGAAATAGAACAGATCATCAGTGAAGATCCTTTTTATACTCATCAGATCGCAGATTATGAAATCACGGAGTTTATACCTTCCAAATACAATGATAATTTTAAATTCTTTATAAATAACTCATGA
- a CDS encoding exodeoxyribonuclease III, whose amino-acid sequence MRLITYNVNGIRAAFTKDFLGWLKIADPDIICIQESKAGNDQIDIESLEKLGYHSYWHSAVRKGYSGVGIASKVKPNHVEYGCGIESYDNEGRIIRADFDGYSVISVYVPSASNIERLDFKMQFCHDFLEYIKNLKKEIPNLIISGDFNICHEAIDIHNPVGLKNVSGFLPMEREWMTQFINECELIDSFRFFNNEPDNYTWWSYRQNSRARNKGWRLDYNFTSYSLKDKLSRAVILKEAVHSDHCPALLELNV is encoded by the coding sequence ATGAGATTAATTACCTATAATGTCAACGGAATAAGAGCGGCATTTACAAAAGATTTTTTAGGGTGGTTGAAAATTGCTGATCCGGATATTATCTGTATTCAGGAAAGCAAAGCCGGAAATGACCAGATAGATATTGAAAGTCTTGAAAAGCTGGGATATCATAGTTATTGGCATTCGGCGGTAAGAAAAGGCTACAGTGGGGTCGGTATTGCTTCAAAAGTAAAACCTAATCATGTAGAGTATGGCTGCGGTATAGAAAGCTACGATAATGAAGGAAGAATCATCCGTGCTGATTTTGACGGCTATTCTGTAATTTCAGTGTATGTTCCGTCAGCATCCAATATCGAAAGGTTGGATTTCAAGATGCAATTTTGCCACGATTTTTTAGAATATATTAAAAATCTAAAGAAAGAAATTCCCAATCTTATTATATCGGGTGATTTTAATATCTGTCACGAAGCCATCGATATTCACAACCCTGTCGGTTTAAAGAACGTATCAGGATTTCTTCCTATGGAAAGGGAATGGATGACTCAATTCATTAATGAGTGTGAACTGATCGACAGTTTCAGATTCTTCAATAATGAACCGGACAATTATACATGGTGGAGCTACAGACAAAATTCAAGAGCCAGAAACAAAGGATGGAGACTGGATTATAACTTCACTTCTTACAGCTTAAAGGATAAGCTCAGCAGAGCCGTTATTTTAAAAGAAGCGGTACATTCCGATCATTGTCCGGCTTTGTTAGAATTAAATGTATAA
- a CDS encoding septal ring lytic transglycosylase RlpA family protein, whose amino-acid sequence MMKRFILVIIMMISTLGVYSFTSNALDAKKTSYASYYHDKFNGRKTASGEIFDNSKFTAANRTLPFGTNVKVTNLKNGKEVIVRINDRGPFHSSRSLDMSKAAFDEIGDINHGTIPVEYEIVD is encoded by the coding sequence ATGATGAAAAGATTCATTCTCGTAATCATAATGATGATTTCAACCCTGGGTGTTTACTCTTTTACTAGTAATGCCTTAGATGCGAAAAAAACAAGTTATGCATCGTACTACCACGATAAATTTAACGGTAGAAAAACTGCTAGCGGAGAAATTTTTGATAATTCAAAGTTTACTGCAGCAAACAGAACGCTTCCATTTGGAACAAATGTTAAGGTTACTAACCTTAAGAATGGTAAAGAGGTAATAGTAAGAATTAATGACAGAGGGCCTTTCCATTCATCAAGATCTTTAGACATGTCTAAAGCTGCGTTCGATGAGATCGGAGATATCAACCATGGTACTATTCCGGTCGAATATGAAATTGTCGATTAA
- the rimO gene encoding 30S ribosomal protein S12 methylthiotransferase RimO: MRTKSVGKKKINVVTLGCSKNVYDSEVLMSQLKANGKEVVHEDRGDIVVINTCGFIDNAKEESINTILDYVDAKNRGEVEKVFVTGCLSERYKPDLIKEIPDVDQYFGTRDLPILLKHLGADYKHELVGERLTTTPKHYAYLKISEGCDRPCSFCAIPLMRGGHISTPIEKLVSEAQKLAKKGTKELILIAQDLTYYGLDLYKKRALGDLLKELVKVEGVEWIRLHYAFPSGFPEDVLDIIREEPKVCNYIDIPLQHINSDLLKSMKRGTTHEKTNALLDKFREKVPDMAIRTTLIVGYPGETEERFQELKDWVKEQKFDRLGCFTYSHEENTTAHVLEDNIPQEVKEARVEEIMELQSQISWEKNQEKIGKTFKCVFDRKEGNYFIGRTEYDSPDVDNTVLVSAEDTYISIGEFAEVRITSAEEFDLYGELV; the protein is encoded by the coding sequence ATGCGTACAAAATCTGTAGGGAAGAAGAAAATCAATGTAGTCACTCTTGGATGTTCCAAGAATGTATACGATTCTGAAGTATTAATGAGCCAGCTGAAAGCCAATGGCAAAGAAGTGGTTCACGAAGACCGTGGTGACATCGTTGTAATTAATACCTGCGGATTTATTGATAATGCTAAAGAAGAATCTATCAATACAATTCTTGATTATGTAGATGCTAAAAACAGAGGTGAAGTTGAAAAAGTATTCGTTACAGGATGCCTTTCTGAAAGATACAAACCGGATTTGATCAAAGAAATTCCGGATGTAGATCAATATTTCGGAACCAGAGACCTTCCGATTCTGTTGAAACACCTTGGTGCCGATTACAAGCATGAATTAGTAGGAGAAAGGTTGACAACAACCCCTAAGCATTATGCATACCTAAAGATTTCTGAAGGTTGTGACAGACCATGTTCTTTCTGTGCAATTCCTTTGATGCGAGGTGGACACATTTCTACCCCTATTGAAAAACTGGTTTCTGAAGCTCAGAAATTAGCGAAAAAAGGAACAAAAGAATTAATTCTTATTGCTCAGGATCTTACTTATTATGGTTTGGATCTTTATAAAAAACGTGCTTTAGGAGACCTGTTAAAAGAATTGGTAAAAGTAGAAGGAGTAGAGTGGATTCGTCTGCATTACGCTTTCCCAAGTGGTTTCCCTGAAGATGTTTTGGATATTATCCGTGAAGAACCGAAAGTTTGTAATTATATAGATATTCCTCTTCAGCACATCAATTCTGATTTGTTGAAATCAATGAAAAGAGGAACTACTCACGAAAAGACCAATGCACTTTTAGATAAATTCAGAGAAAAAGTTCCGGATATGGCGATCAGAACGACATTGATCGTAGGATATCCTGGGGAAACAGAAGAAAGATTCCAGGAGCTTAAAGATTGGGTTAAAGAACAGAAATTCGACAGATTGGGATGTTTTACCTATTCTCATGAAGAGAATACCACGGCACACGTCCTGGAAGACAATATTCCACAAGAAGTAAAAGAAGCCAGAGTGGAGGAGATTATGGAATTGCAGTCTCAGATCTCGTGGGAAAAGAACCAGGAAAAAATTGGAAAAACCTTCAAATGCGTTTTTGATCGTAAAGAAGGAAATTATTTCATTGGAAGAACAGAATATGATTCTCCCGATGTTGATAACACAGTTCTGGTATCAGCAGAAGATACTTATATCTCTATAGGTGAATTTGCAGAGGTAAGAATTACTTCAGCTGAAGAATTCGACTTATACGGAGAACTGGTATAA
- the rfbC gene encoding dTDP-4-dehydrorhamnose 3,5-epimerase, translating to MKIKETPLKDCYIIEPTIFEDDRGYFFEKFNEKKFEELTGMNGHFVQDNISKSSYGVLRGLHLQKGEHAQAKLVSCLEGSVWDVAVDLREDSPTFGQWFGIELTAENKLQLYIPRGFGHGFSVLSTNAVFSYKCDNFYNKDSEGSVKFDDLDLDIDWKIDDQDAILSEKDKNAPGFKEKNF from the coding sequence ATGAAAATAAAAGAAACTCCCCTAAAAGATTGTTACATTATAGAACCCACCATCTTTGAAGATGACAGAGGCTATTTCTTTGAAAAATTCAACGAGAAGAAATTCGAAGAATTAACAGGAATGAACGGGCATTTTGTACAAGATAACATTTCTAAATCTTCTTACGGAGTACTGAGAGGACTGCACCTTCAGAAAGGAGAACATGCTCAGGCGAAATTGGTGTCGTGCCTTGAAGGAAGTGTTTGGGATGTTGCGGTAGATCTTCGCGAAGATTCTCCCACATTCGGGCAGTGGTTCGGAATTGAACTGACGGCTGAAAATAAACTACAGCTTTATATTCCAAGAGGTTTTGGACACGGTTTTTCCGTATTAAGTACCAATGCTGTATTTTCGTATAAATGTGATAACTTTTATAACAAAGATTCAGAGGGCAGTGTGAAATTTGATGACCTGGATCTTGATATCGACTGGAAAATTGATGATCAGGATGCAATCCTTTCAGAAAAAGATAAGAATGCTCCCGGATTTAAAGAAAAAAACTTTTAA
- a CDS encoding sugar transferase yields MNQYTYWKVVLDFIFAVILTIFLMPVLIILFAIASLDTSSNGIFFQTRIGQHGKPFTILKFKTIHEQKRTCSKIGTALRKFKLDELPQLFNILKGDMSFVGPRPDIVGYYDKLTGGDRKVLELKPGLTCEASIKYRNEESILRNMKDPLAYNDEILFPNKVKMNLDYFENISLKNDTKILFKTLITILK; encoded by the coding sequence ATGAATCAGTATACATATTGGAAAGTAGTTCTGGACTTTATCTTTGCGGTGATATTAACCATTTTCCTTATGCCAGTATTGATTATTTTATTTGCGATTGCCTCTCTGGATACATCTTCCAACGGAATTTTTTTCCAAACAAGAATAGGGCAGCATGGGAAACCTTTTACCATTTTAAAATTTAAAACAATCCACGAACAGAAGCGTACTTGTTCTAAAATAGGAACAGCTCTTAGGAAATTTAAATTAGATGAGCTTCCTCAATTATTTAATATTTTAAAGGGGGACATGAGTTTCGTTGGCCCGAGACCGGATATTGTAGGATATTATGATAAACTTACAGGTGGAGACAGAAAGGTTCTGGAACTGAAACCCGGATTGACCTGTGAAGCAAGCATCAAATATAGAAATGAAGAAAGTATTCTGAGAAATATGAAAGATCCCTTAGCTTATAATGATGAAATATTATTTCCAAACAAAGTAAAAATGAATCTTGATTATTTTGAAAATATATCTTTAAAAAATGATACAAAGATTTTGTTTAAAACATTAATAACCATATTAAAATAG
- a CDS encoding aminotransferase class I/II-fold pyridoxal phosphate-dependent enzyme, translating into MSNKIWLSSPHMGGNELKYINEAFDENWVAPLGPNVNGFEDDLEAFLGKNVKVAALSAGTAALHLALIECDVHHGDEVICQSMTFSASANPIAYCGAIPVFVDSEPDTWNMCPDALKEAIEDRIQKGKKPKAIIVVHLYGMPAKMDEITALAVEYQIPIIEDAAEALGSTYKGQACGTFGRFGVLSFNGNKIITTSGGGALVCHTQEDKDKVVFLSTQARDNAPHYQHSQIGFNYRMSNIVAGIGRGQMEVLNDRVSARRAMHDFYVDIFKNINGVTVFSEPESDFYSNHWLSAVIIDPEVSGKNREDLRLALLKDNIESRPLWKPMHLQPVFENAPYYGGNISEKLFDNGLCLPSGSNLSDEDRNRIEKIIRSFFGI; encoded by the coding sequence ATGAGTAATAAAATATGGTTATCCTCTCCACATATGGGAGGCAACGAATTAAAATATATCAATGAAGCATTCGATGAAAATTGGGTGGCTCCATTGGGGCCTAATGTAAACGGATTTGAAGATGATCTGGAGGCATTTTTAGGCAAAAATGTAAAAGTAGCAGCGCTGTCTGCAGGGACTGCAGCATTACATCTTGCTCTTATTGAATGTGACGTACATCATGGAGATGAGGTTATCTGTCAGTCAATGACGTTTTCAGCTTCGGCTAATCCTATTGCTTATTGTGGGGCAATTCCTGTTTTTGTAGACAGCGAACCAGATACATGGAATATGTGTCCGGATGCTCTGAAAGAAGCAATAGAAGATAGAATACAAAAAGGGAAAAAGCCTAAAGCAATTATTGTTGTTCATTTGTATGGTATGCCTGCTAAAATGGATGAGATCACAGCTCTTGCTGTAGAATATCAAATACCAATAATTGAAGACGCAGCAGAAGCCCTCGGTTCAACATACAAAGGACAGGCGTGTGGAACGTTTGGCCGTTTTGGTGTTTTAAGTTTTAATGGAAACAAAATTATTACCACATCAGGAGGTGGAGCTTTGGTCTGCCATACCCAGGAAGATAAAGATAAAGTTGTTTTTCTTTCCACACAAGCAAGAGATAATGCTCCTCATTATCAACATTCTCAGATTGGTTTCAATTATAGAATGAGTAATATTGTTGCAGGAATAGGAAGAGGGCAGATGGAAGTACTTAATGATAGGGTTTCTGCCCGTAGAGCAATGCATGACTTCTATGTTGATATTTTTAAAAATATTAACGGAGTTACGGTATTTTCCGAACCGGAAAGTGATTTCTATTCAAACCATTGGTTATCCGCGGTAATTATTGACCCGGAGGTTAGTGGTAAAAACAGAGAAGATTTAAGACTTGCATTATTGAAAGATAACATTGAATCCAGACCACTTTGGAAGCCAATGCACCTGCAACCGGTTTTTGAAAACGCTCCTTACTACGGTGGTAATATTTCTGAAAAACTTTTTGACAATGGATTGTGCCTACCTTCAGGTTCTAACCTGTCAGACGAAGACAGAAATAGGATAGAAAAAATTATTCGTTCCTTCTTTGGGATTTAA
- a CDS encoding formyltransferase family protein, translating to MRYAFAGDRKISCDILNILINKGFNPSALMVTDGETSSHSDELIQISKLSDSLILKGKKDLNDLEKLRLLENLDLDYIIGIHYPYIISSQLLNIPKIGFLNLHPAYLPYNKGWNTPSWAIMDKTDYGATLHFMTEALDKGDIIHQKKLEVAPNDTANTLYQKALDLEKEVFTEALEDIVSLNPPRSVQKEEGTSYKKKDLEKIREFDLEERVIVKDFLDKLRALSTNSNDELAYFNDSNKKIGVKIEFFNLD from the coding sequence ATGAGATATGCTTTTGCCGGAGATAGAAAAATAAGCTGTGATATTTTAAACATTCTTATAAATAAAGGATTCAATCCCTCTGCTCTGATGGTTACAGATGGAGAAACTTCCTCACATTCAGACGAACTGATTCAGATTAGTAAATTATCAGATAGTCTTATACTAAAAGGTAAAAAAGATCTAAATGACCTGGAAAAGCTGCGTTTGCTGGAAAATTTAGATTTGGATTATATTATTGGAATTCATTATCCATATATTATAAGCTCTCAATTATTAAACATTCCGAAAATAGGCTTTTTAAATCTTCATCCAGCATATTTACCTTATAATAAAGGATGGAATACCCCATCTTGGGCTATTATGGATAAGACCGACTATGGAGCTACATTACATTTTATGACTGAAGCCTTAGACAAAGGAGATATTATCCATCAAAAAAAGCTGGAAGTAGCACCTAATGATACTGCTAATACTCTTTATCAAAAAGCCCTCGATTTAGAAAAGGAAGTTTTTACCGAAGCATTGGAAGATATAGTGAGTCTAAATCCTCCTAGGTCAGTTCAAAAAGAAGAAGGAACAAGTTATAAAAAGAAGGATTTAGAAAAAATAAGAGAATTTGATTTAGAAGAGCGTGTTATAGTAAAAGATTTCTTAGATAAACTTAGAGCACTATCGACAAATTCTAATGATGAATTAGCGTATTTTAATGATAGCAATAAAAAAATTGGAGTTAAAATTGAATTTTTCAATTTGGATTGA